CCCCGGAGGACTGGGCCGAGCAGGCGACCGAGGCCGGTCCGCCGGCCGAGAGCCCGGGCGACCCGGTCACCGGGCGGTCGACCGGGAGCCTCGAGGTGGACGAGGCCGACCTCCTCGACCAGGAGCAGCCGGTCGACCTGACCGACGACGAGCAGTAGCGCGTCGCGGTGGCCTCGGGGCCGTCGAGGACCCCGAGGTCATCCCCGGTCGGCCGCCCGGACCGGTCGGCTGATCCGGTCCAGGTAGCCGAGCAGGAGGGCCTCCCGGAGCGACGGCGGGGCGACGTCCAGGGTCGCGTTCACCGGTGCCATCCGGGTGGGCAGGGTCGGGGTGCCGGAGCCGTCGACCAGCCCCGCCATCGCCAGCAGCTGGTCGAAACCGGCGTCGTCCAGGGTGGTGGGGTCCAGCTCGGCCAGCACCCCGGCGAGGCCCGGGTCCGCCGTCGTCGGGCCCGCGGCCACCGCCGCGGCCACCGCCGCGTCGAGGGCGTCGAGGAACTCCGGCAGCCGGGGCACCGTCGCGGCGCTGACCGACAGGTGCAGGGTGGGCGGGAAGGGACCGAAGCTCAGCTGGGGCTGGACGTACCAGCCGCGGGCGAGCAGCTCGTCGGCGACGGTGAAGATGTCGAAGGCGTCGTCCGACGCCAGGGCCACCAGGCTGGAGGACGGTCGCCCGACGACCCGCAGGTGCGGGCGGGCCTGCACCGCGTCCACCAGGCTCGTGAGCCCGTCGCGGACCTGGCGGGCCAGGGCCAGGTAGCCGTCGTCGCCGATCAGCCGGGTGATCGCCCACGCGGCCGCGATCGGTCCTCCGGAGCGCGTCGACTGCGTCGTCGTGTTGAGCATCGTGTAGCCGGGCCACGCGGCGCTGGCGAACAGCTGGGGCCGGCGGAGCTGGGCGCTGCGGTGCAGCAGCAGCGACACCCCCTTGGGCGTGTAGCCGTACTTGTGCAGGTCCACCGAGATGCTGGTGACCCCGGGCACCAGGAACGAGAACGCCGGCAGCTCCGGGTCGTCGCGGCGGAGGAACGGCAGCAGCCACCCGCCGATGCACGCGTCGACGTGGCAGCGGACGCCCGCCGCCTGGGCATGGGTGGCGAT
The window above is part of the Friedmanniella luteola genome. Proteins encoded here:
- a CDS encoding pyridoxal phosphate-dependent decarboxylase family protein, with the protein product MNPDEVRRQLDAVRADDLPTHGGRTLAYVYDSGLAEADALGREALAAFGGTNGLDPTAFPSLLRMEQDLVGMAADLLDGPPGTVGSVTSGGTESLLLAVQTARDARPDVSRPTLVMPSSAHASFHKAAHYFGVRPVLVDVDPQTGRAVASAMADAIDADTVLVVASAPSYPHGVVDPVTEIATHAQAAGVRCHVDACIGGWLLPFLRRDDPELPAFSFLVPGVTSISVDLHKYGYTPKGVSLLLHRSAQLRRPQLFASAAWPGYTMLNTTTQSTRSGGPIAAAWAITRLIGDDGYLALARQVRDGLTSLVDAVQARPHLRVVGRPSSSLVALASDDAFDIFTVADELLARGWYVQPQLSFGPFPPTLHLSVSAATVPRLPEFLDALDAAVAAAVAAGPTTADPGLAGVLAELDPTTLDDAGFDQLLAMAGLVDGSGTPTLPTRMAPVNATLDVAPPSLREALLLGYLDRISRPVRAADRG